Proteins found in one Hypericibacter terrae genomic segment:
- a CDS encoding PepSY domain-containing protein, which translates to MRTFLMIAGLAGLLGSSTAAFAAGGPGNSEHTGNDQNRILLADNGRSDDWGRQNNLPWNNPQGPGSYGYNSGWQDSGHNQPSWGYGHQQYQPLPRQVIRARLQHQQFRDLSNWRFKDGYYRVNAEDRHGHDVKLTVDAYTGQIVKVRRD; encoded by the coding sequence ATGCGTACCTTCCTGATGATCGCCGGTCTTGCCGGCCTGCTCGGCTCCAGCACCGCCGCCTTCGCCGCCGGCGGTCCCGGCAACAGCGAGCATACTGGCAACGATCAAAATCGAATCCTGCTCGCCGACAACGGCCGCTCCGACGATTGGGGCCGTCAGAACAACCTGCCCTGGAACAACCCCCAGGGGCCCGGCAGCTACGGCTACAATTCGGGCTGGCAGGATTCGGGCCATAATCAGCCCAGCTGGGGCTATGGCCACCAGCAGTATCAGCCGCTGCCCCGGCAGGTCATCCGCGCCCGTCTCCAGCATCAGCAGTTCCGCGATCTGAGCAACTGGCGCTTCAAGGATGGCTATTACCGCGTCAATGCGGAGGACCGCCATGGTCACGACGTCAAGCTGACGGTGGACGCCTACACCGGCCAGATCGTCAAGGTGCGCCGCGACTGA
- a CDS encoding GMC family oxidoreductase, which produces MFHGARWLLTGRGPGSTPDAHVIGFTRSDPALDRCDIQYHFTPAGYDLTENGPILFDRPATTGLINIHRPRSRGWIRLRSTDPFDQPEIQPNLLGDEGDCETLIRGPRLMRRICDTDPMARQVIGEFKPGRDVQSDDEWRAFVRETAIGFYHPAGSCRMGPDRMAVVDERLKLRGLEGLYVADATIMPIVVGGNLNATCIMIGEKCADMLKQAG; this is translated from the coding sequence ATGTTCCATGGCGCGCGGTGGCTGCTGACCGGCCGGGGGCCGGGATCGACGCCCGACGCCCATGTGATCGGCTTCACCCGGTCCGACCCGGCGCTCGATCGTTGCGACATCCAATATCACTTCACGCCCGCCGGCTACGACCTGACGGAGAACGGGCCGATCCTGTTCGACCGTCCGGCGACGACCGGCTTGATCAACATCCACCGTCCGCGCTCGCGCGGCTGGATCCGGTTGAGATCCACCGATCCGTTCGACCAGCCCGAGATCCAGCCCAACCTGCTGGGCGATGAGGGCGATTGCGAAACGCTGATCCGCGGCCCTCGCCTGATGCGCCGCATCTGCGACACCGATCCGATGGCGCGCCAGGTGATCGGCGAGTTCAAGCCGGGGCGCGACGTGCAGAGCGACGACGAGTGGCGCGCTTTCGTGCGCGAGACGGCGATCGGCTTCTACCATCCCGCCGGCAGCTGCAGGATGGGACCCGACCGCATGGCGGTGGTCGACGAACGCCTGAAGCTGAGGGGTCTCGAAGGGCTCTATGTGGCCGACGCCACGATCATGCCGATCGTGGTCGGCGGCAACCTCAACGCGACCTGCATCATGATCGGCGAGAAATGCGCCGACATGCTGAAACAGGCTGGCTGA
- a CDS encoding fatty acid desaturase family protein, producing the protein MTRDHGATASSSLRSVIATFETPLPARSIWQLVSSIGLYLVAWAAMFELIHISVPLALLLAIPTGALLVRIFILQHDCGHGSLFASRATNNVVGTICGLLTLTPYANWRRHHAGHHGAWNNLDRRHSGADIYSTCLTVKEYQALPWRERFVYRAMRHPLVAHVILPPLVFVLLYRVPFDTPKEWKRERRSVHVTNAILAGAVLGLGLLLGFWQVLVVQAFIIVVASIIGVWLFALQHRFDNSHWARQEMWSFSSASLDGSSCLKLPRVLQWFTGNIGFHHIHHLAPRVPNYRLQACYEAIPALRTRTQLSLWAGLRSVWLSLWDEDADRMVGFSRRRTGGGRSGIEESA; encoded by the coding sequence TTGACTCGGGATCACGGCGCGACCGCCAGCTCGTCGCTGCGCTCCGTCATCGCCACCTTCGAAACACCCCTTCCGGCCCGCAGCATCTGGCAACTGGTCAGCTCGATCGGTCTCTATCTGGTCGCCTGGGCCGCCATGTTCGAGCTCATTCATATTTCCGTGCCGCTGGCGCTGCTGCTCGCCATTCCGACCGGTGCGCTGCTGGTGCGGATCTTCATCCTGCAGCATGACTGCGGCCATGGCTCGCTGTTCGCGTCGCGCGCCACGAACAATGTCGTCGGCACGATCTGCGGGCTGCTGACTTTGACGCCCTATGCCAATTGGCGCCGGCATCATGCCGGCCATCACGGTGCCTGGAACAATCTCGACCGCCGCCACTCGGGCGCCGACATCTATTCGACCTGCCTGACGGTCAAGGAATATCAGGCGCTGCCCTGGCGCGAGCGGTTCGTCTACCGGGCCATGCGCCATCCGCTGGTCGCCCATGTGATCCTGCCGCCGCTGGTCTTCGTGCTGCTCTACCGCGTCCCCTTCGACACGCCGAAGGAGTGGAAACGCGAGCGGCGCTCGGTCCATGTCACCAACGCCATCTTGGCCGGCGCCGTGCTCGGGCTCGGACTTCTGCTCGGTTTCTGGCAGGTGCTGGTGGTGCAGGCCTTCATCATCGTCGTGGCCTCGATCATCGGCGTCTGGCTCTTCGCGCTGCAGCACCGCTTCGACAATTCGCATTGGGCGCGACAGGAGATGTGGAGCTTCTCATCGGCCTCGCTCGACGGGTCCTCCTGCCTGAAGCTGCCGCGCGTCCTGCAATGGTTCACCGGCAATATCGGCTTCCACCATATCCATCATCTGGCGCCGCGCGTGCCGAACTACCGCCTCCAGGCCTGCTACGAGGCCATTCCGGCCTTGCGCACCCGGACGCAACTGTCGCTCTGGGCGGGCCTGCGGTCGGTCTGGCTGTCGCTCTGGGACGAGGATGCGGACCGCATGGTGGGCTTCTCCCGCCGTCGCACCGGCGGCGGGCGATCCGGAATCGAAGAATCTGCGTGA
- a CDS encoding NnrS family protein, with amino-acid sequence MSETAVGIPRYKPFGGPQFFRQGFRPFFLSAGLWAVAGLVVWLAEVQDAISIPTAFAPAAWHAHEMIFGFAGAVIAGFLLTAIPNWTGRMPLQGLPLILLFGAWLVGRAAMATSALIGAGIAAVLDLSFLALLLAAVLREILAGRNWRNLPMPIALGGLLLSNILTHAEAAGTVTTGALGQRLGISIVILLISLVGGRIIPSFTRNWLAKRQGASIPGARMPAGFNGFDRACLAITMAALGGWVAAPDAEVTGVALFVAGLATLVRLARWCGHRTLREPLVWSLHLGFAWVPLGLCLLGLGEFLPELISPMSGLHALTAGAIGSMTLAVMTRATLGHTGRPLAADGWTAAIYVLIAMAAASRVAASLLPDAYGPLIWISALAWIATFSLFTLRFGRILIAR; translated from the coding sequence GTGAGCGAGACAGCCGTCGGAATTCCCCGGTACAAGCCGTTCGGCGGCCCGCAGTTCTTTCGTCAAGGCTTTCGTCCGTTCTTTTTGAGCGCCGGCCTCTGGGCGGTCGCCGGTCTCGTGGTCTGGCTTGCGGAGGTGCAGGACGCGATCTCCATCCCGACCGCCTTCGCGCCGGCGGCATGGCATGCCCATGAGATGATCTTCGGCTTTGCCGGCGCGGTCATCGCCGGATTTCTACTGACGGCCATCCCCAACTGGACCGGCCGGATGCCTTTGCAGGGCCTGCCGCTGATCCTGCTATTCGGGGCGTGGCTCGTCGGGCGCGCGGCCATGGCGACATCCGCGCTGATCGGTGCCGGCATCGCCGCCGTGCTCGATCTTTCCTTTCTTGCCCTCTTGCTTGCCGCCGTGCTGCGCGAAATCCTGGCTGGCCGCAACTGGCGCAATCTGCCCATGCCCATTGCGCTCGGCGGGTTGCTTCTGTCGAACATCCTGACCCATGCGGAAGCCGCCGGCACTGTGACGACCGGCGCCCTCGGGCAGCGTCTGGGAATATCCATCGTCATCCTGCTCATCAGCCTGGTCGGCGGGCGGATTATTCCGAGCTTCACCCGCAACTGGCTGGCGAAGCGGCAGGGCGCCTCGATTCCCGGGGCCCGAATGCCTGCCGGCTTCAACGGATTCGATCGAGCTTGCCTCGCCATCACGATGGCTGCTCTCGGCGGCTGGGTGGCCGCACCCGATGCCGAGGTCACGGGCGTCGCCCTGTTCGTGGCCGGCCTCGCGACATTGGTTCGCCTGGCGCGCTGGTGCGGTCACCGCACGCTTCGCGAACCGCTGGTCTGGAGCCTCCATCTCGGCTTCGCCTGGGTTCCCCTGGGGCTCTGTCTCCTCGGTCTTGGCGAGTTCCTGCCCGAGCTCATTTCGCCGATGTCGGGTTTGCACGCCTTGACGGCCGGCGCCATCGGATCGATGACCCTGGCAGTAATGACGCGGGCGACCTTGGGTCATACCGGGCGGCCTTTGGCCGCCGATGGATGGACGGCTGCGATCTATGTTCTGATCGCCATGGCGGCCGCTTCACGCGTAGCGGCGTCGCTGCTTCCGGACGCTTATGGCCCCCTGATCTGGATCTCGGCTCTCGCCTGGATCGCGACATTCAGCCTCTTCACTTTGAGATTCGGCCGAATCCTCATTGCCCGATGA
- a CDS encoding DUF1488 family protein encodes MSLSFPNRSRSFDATRRGVRFWGHDRSLEILCFVDESALRRLNPEASNDERSYLAAFDVNCDRIHHVASALYSRRHADFLSLAASDF; translated from the coding sequence ATGTCGCTGAGCTTCCCCAACAGAAGTCGCAGTTTCGATGCGACGAGACGCGGCGTTCGCTTCTGGGGACATGACCGGTCGCTCGAGATCCTGTGTTTCGTGGATGAGTCCGCCCTGCGGCGCCTCAATCCGGAGGCGAGCAACGACGAGCGCAGCTATCTCGCGGCCTTCGATGTGAATTGCGACCGGATCCACCATGTCGCGAGCGCGCTCTATTCGCGCCGACACGCCGATTTCCTCTCGCTGGCCGCTTCCGATTTCTAG